The genomic window CGCCTCATATCTCGATTTCACCCGCAAATGGCTCGAGAAGGCGTTGGCGGTGCTCAAGGAGGATGGTCGCTTCTGCCTGAACATCCCGCTTGACAAGAACAAGGGCGGACAGCAGAGCGTCTATGCTGACATCTTGGGCATCGCAAAGGACGTGGGCCTCAAGTATCACTCCACAGTTGTTTGGAATGAGCAGAATATCTCGAGGCGCACGGCCTGGGGTTCCTGGCTTTCAGCCAGCGCGCCCTATGTGATTGCCCCAGTCGAGATGATAGCGATTCTCTACAAGGACTCGTGGAAGAAGACGAGCGGGTCAGGCATATCCGACATCGAAAGGCAGGACTTCATGGACTGGACACTTGGCGTCTGGACGTTCTCCGGCGAGAGCAAGCGGCGCGTGGGTCATCCAGCGCCATTCCCCGTGGAGCTGCCGAGAAGGTGCATAAAGCTCTTCAGTTTCGTCGGCGACGTGGTCCTTGATCCATTCATGGGGAGCGGCTCGACGCTGCTGGCCTGCGCTGCAACGGGCAGACGAGGCATCGGCATCGAGATCGATCCCGATTACTGCCAACTGGCCGTAGAACGATTGGTGAACGCCACCGATACGAAGCAGGCCAAACTTGCTATTGCAGACCCCTTGCCGGCTGGTTGAAAGCGGGCTGCGCCTCGGGTGCGAGCCGGCCGGTTATACTCACAGGAGAAAAGAGCTATGGTCGCCCAGCCGTAGTGCCCAGCGCCGTGGCCGCCGCGGAGATTCAGTCGGAGGCGAGCGCTTGCCTGAACTGATTGACAATCTCGAAATTGCGCCCGAAGTCGAGTATCAGAAGGCCGGAGACCGGAGTTGAGACCGCAGTTACTAACCAGTCCCCATCGACCTCGTCGGTCTTGACGGTTACTCTTGATGCGAACAGAGGGCGAGTGTATGCCTCGATGCAGCCTATCTTCGCGTCTTGGACCTTGAGCCAGACCCGCAACGATTTCAGCGCCGCCAGCGACTCGTCAAACGCATCTTGCCGCGTGGCCCAAGGTTTTCGCACCACGCACGATTGCGTCAAGAAAAACACCTGACCAAGTGGAACGTTGAGGCTCTTGCTCAGCGCGATGCACCGGCGCTTATCATGCCTCGTGATCGGGATAAGCACTGTGAGGCAGACGATAGCAGAGACAAGGCCGAAAAGGATTCCCATCAGGGCCACATCGGTAAACGAATAATCATGCACCACAAGCGGATTGGGACGACCTGGCGCGGTTATCTGTGGCCCAACGTAGAGCATCGCGACGATAACGCCCGCCCCGAAAAACGTCGCAACCGTAACGGTAAGCGACGCGACTAGTCTGCCGTAATGTCTCTGCATATCTAGCGCGGGCTGGCGGGCTCGCCGGCTGCCGGTTTCATGCAACAACGGACCCCGTTGAAGACGTATCTACGCGTCTTAGTGAGCGTGTAGAAGCTCGTGCAGCTCGAGTAGCGACCGCTCAAGAAACTGCCGCCGTAAATCCTGGCCTTATCTCCCTCGCCAGCAGTCCATTCCGAGATGTTGCCGCTCATATCAACCACTCCATAGCCGCTCATGCAGCCGGGAAAGGCGCCCGATACTACCACCTTGCTCCCGTTCATCATCCACTCTCCCTCGGTATTGCACCTGTCCTGCTGATAGGTGTTCCCGTAGGGATACAAGAGCCCGAGGGGGCCAGAGCACGCCGCTTGCCATTCCGCCGGTTTGCAGAGCCGCTTGCCCTCCTTAAAGCACATCGCCTCGGCCTCAATCCAGGTTATGCCGTGCGCAGGCATGCTGCCCGAGACGTTTGGATACTCAAGTATATCGATGCAGAACGCGTCAAGCTGTTTCTCGTTTTGCAGCTTGAGCGTGCGAACCAAGACCATCCCCGCGGGG from bacterium includes these protein-coding regions:
- a CDS encoding site-specific DNA-methyltransferase yields the protein MPFFRYENIRIFNDDFVESDCIPDDSIDLIVTSPPYNVKIDYSSYDDRTSYASYLDFTRKWLEKALAVLKEDGRFCLNIPLDKNKGGQQSVYADILGIAKDVGLKYHSTVVWNEQNISRRTAWGSWLSASAPYVIAPVEMIAILYKDSWKKTSGSGISDIERQDFMDWTLGVWTFSGESKRRVGHPAPFPVELPRRCIKLFSFVGDVVLDPFMGSGSTLLACAATGRRGIGIEIDPDYCQLAVERLVNATDTKQAKLAIADPLPAG
- a CDS encoding SUMF1/EgtB/PvdO family nonheme iron enzyme yields the protein MKQMHRQRYMSVLWLVLLAGIGLFWCSQSGSAQGQEGPAAADSATTDTSGASLMCPAGMVLVRTLKLQNEKQLDAFCIDILEYPNVSGSMPAHGITWIEAEAMCFKEGKRLCKPAEWQAACSGPLGLLYPYGNTYQQDRCNTEGEWMMNGSKVVVSGAFPGCMSGYGVVDMSGNISEWTAGEGDKARIYGGSFLSGRYSSCTSFYTLTKTRRYVFNGVRCCMKPAAGEPASPR